CGAAAGCGGAAACGTACTGCCATCTATTGGTCTGACTTTTGGTTTTTAAAAAGCGCTCCCGTTTTGATACCTTTAGGCGGTGAAGTATTATTATTCTGTGTGCTTTCTTCTTCTTAGCCTGCCGGTCGTAGCGTCTCAGGACAGTATACCGGCCGGGAGAAAATACCGTACCGCCGGCGTAATTCTGGCAGGTTCGGGTGCTTCTATTTGGGTACTGAACAATGCCTGGTATTCCAACTATCCGAAAGAATCGTTTCACTTTTTTAATGATAACGCAGAGTGGCTTCAGATGGACAAAACCGGACACATGTTGTCTGCTTTCCATATCGGGCAGTTTGGCCATCATTTGTTTAAATGGTCCGGAATGGAAAAAAATCGTTCTCTACTTTGGGGCGGCGGACTCGGTACGATGTACCTGGGAATAATAGAGATTCTTGACGGTTTCTCTTCCGGCTGGGGCTTTTCAACAGGCGATATGATCGCGAATGTGACGGGATCTGCGCTATATATTACACAGGTGTATGCATGGAACGACACGCGAATCACACCAAAATTTTCTGCTCATTTGACCTCATTTGCGGCCAGCCGTCCGGAATTACTGGGAGAATCCTCTGCGGAGCGCATCCTGAAAGATTATAATGGACAAACCTGCTGGCTCTCACTGAATATCCGGTCTTTTTTTTCTGCCTCCTCTGTACCGCACTGGTTCAATGTAGCGTTCGGGTACGGTGCTACAGGAATGGTAGGTGGCCGGCCGGAGGTCAATGATCCGTTTGTACGTGAACGTGAATGGTACTTTTCCCTTGACGCCGATCTTTGGCGCATTCCGGGGATCCGGAATTCTGTTTTTGGAAAGATATTGCGTTCCTTTGGATTCGTAAAGATTCCGTTTCCCGCACTCCGGTATTCCGGCGGAAGACTGGATGTACATCCATTCTATTTCTGATGATCTATTTTCTGCTAAAACCTCTGATCACTCTTTCGCTTCGGATCTATTTCCGGAAGAGAGAAGTACGGGGCGCAGAACACGAACCGCAGGAAGGTCCTTTTATTGCGGTCGCAAATCATCCGGGTACGCTCATGGACCCAATGGTTATTGGCGCCTCTCTTCGGTCTCGCTTTTTCTTCTTGAGCAAGGCGACTGTGTTTAAAGGTCCGGCTCGCTGGATATTCCCGAAACTGGGTATGATTCCTGTGCACCGTGCTCATGATGATCCCTCCCAGATTCATAAGAATAAGGAAACGTTTATTCGGTGCTATGAACACCTGGAGCAGGGGGGCAAGCTGCTGATATTTCCGGAAGGTGTTAGCTTTGCCCAGCGTAAGTTGCAAAAGATTAAGACAGGTACGGCCCGGATCGCTTTGGATACGGAGGCCCGGAATGATTTCAAGCTTGGGATTCAGATTCTTTGTGTAGGACTCAATTATTCGGCTTCTCATCGTTTTCAATCAGATGTGTTTGTAAATATTTCCACGCCGATCAGAGTTGCGGATTACCAGGAGTCGTTCCGCCGCGAACCTGTTGCCGCTGTAAGTGCCCTCACCGAATGTATCCGGAAGAAGCTGGAAGAACTAACCATTGCGTTGGAAGATGAAACCGTAGACCAGCTCGTTAAGTCCGTTGAGCGTATCTATAAAGCAGAATTGCTTCGCGAATTGGGATACAGCAGCCGGGATAAAGAGCAGGATTTTATACTTACCCGAAAAATCGCAGAGGCGGTACTACATTTTAAGGAGAAGGATCCGGCGAATGTAGAAGTGATATCCCGCAAGATAGACAAGTACTTTGATCTCCTTGACCGGCTGAACATTAATCATCATATCCTTTCAGGGAAGCGCATCGGATGGTGGAAGCAGGCGGGGACTTTCCTTTATTTCCTGATTGGATTTCCCTTTTTTCTTTTCGGCTTTCTGAATAATTATATCCCTTTTCGCCTGCCCTCGGTCATTAGCCGATCGATTTCCAGGGATGTGGAGTGGTTTGGAGGGATGAATATGCTTTCGGGCTTGTTCCTCGTTATTATCTTTTACGGGTTGCAGGCATTCTTTCTGCACCGCTATCTTCCGGAATGGTTCACATTTCCCGTACTCACAGCGTATGTGATTTCCCTTCCTTTTTCCGGATTATTCGCATTTTATTACTGGAGACGATTCACAACTCTCCGGGGCAGATGGATGCTTTGGGCTTTATTCAGCCGCAAAGCATCCCTTCTGTCCGGTATAATTATGCTCAGGGAAGAGATATTGCAGGATATCAGGCATGCGAGGAAGGAGTTTGAGAACTCGGAGCCGGCCTGAACTTTCGGATCAGTTTGCGGGTGGTGCGAATGCCAAGCCAGATTGAACCGGCAAAAATCATCCAGAAAGGCCAGGCTTCAACGAATCCCAAAATAAATCCCTGCAGGCCGTTCCAGCCTGAAAGCACGCTGTCCTTCAACTTACTGAAGAAGCCCGGCTCATCGGTGGGTGTTGTTCCGCCGGAAAGTGTCTCGTAAAAATGTACCTGAATGGTGCTCCATGCAGTTTGATCGGCCAGGTATTTCATTTCCCCTTCCTTGGCTTCGATTTCTTCACGGATAATGCGAATGTTGTTTTCTATTTCAAGTATATCCTTGATCGTGGTTGCCCGCTTCAGTAATTCAATATAACGGGCTTCCACCTCCTTTTTTGTTTTGAGGCGTGTTGCCAGATCAAAATAGGTCTTACCAACATCTTCAGCAGTCAGGTTCCGTGAATGTACTTCTGCTCCCAGGGCGGTGAGATCTGAAGCCAGCTGAGCGAAATCCTGATTGCTTACCCGGATGACAACGTCGTTACTGCGGGAATACTCCGAACGCTGCTCGTTCTCATTTGAAATGTAGGCGTTGCGCGACATTACAAGTTTTTCCAGATCGCTGCGCGAGCGGATGTAATCTGTCACCCGCATGCTGATATTCGCATTCCTGATAACCATAGACGGGGTTTTAGTTTGCATGTTTCCCGTCAAACGAAAGGTGCCGTCCGATTTCAGTGAGCTGATTACATCAAAGGTGCTCCCGCCTGCGTCTTTCGGGGCATATTCCTCCAAAGCGGGGGGTTCAGTCATGCTCTTTTCAACCGTGAACAGGTTGATCCCGCTCTCGTCGGAGTTTGCTCCGCAGGATGCCAGCATTAGAATGGCGATAAAGGAAAATACGATGGTTTTCATGGCGTTGTGGTTTTTAGCTATCTATACGATGCTCCCACGCCGGAAATTCCATAAAGGAAGTTAATTTACGGTTTTACGTGGATGAGAATTTCCACACGCCTGTTTTTCTTCCTGTTCTCCACGGTAGTGTTGGGAAACGCGGGTTGTGATTCCCCGAAGTATTGGGTGCTGATCCGCGAAGGATCTATGCCTGAACGGACCAGATAGTCCTGTACCGCTCTCACCCGCCTAACAGATAGATTCTCATTATAAAGAGTGCCTCCTTTGCCATCGGTATGGCCCTGAAGTTCGATACTGAGTTCAGGCTTTTTCTTCATTTCAGATACCAGCTGGTCCAGTTCCGCCTGATGCGTTCCTTGGATCGAAATTTTGTCAAAATCGAAATAAACAGGGGGAGCCATACGCACAGATGGCGCAGGGGGATTAGGTTTTTTTAACACATTCGCGGTATCTTTCGGACGGTCCGGGTGCCCAAACGTGTCAGGAGGAGTGGTGTGAATAGTCAATCCTCCGCGCAGGGTATCTCCCGCCAGCAGAAGCACTGAGGTATCCGTTCTGACTTCCTCCAGGTAGTATATATTCATATCTGTGAATCGCTCATGTAAACGTGAAGATGACAGAAATGCGGATTTTCCGGAATGGCTGAAGTGAAAATAAATATCGTCGGCAGTGGAGTTGACCGGTATGCCAGGATTCTCCGGTGCCGACCATTGACCATTGGTTAGGGTGCATTTAAAAATATCGAATCCACCCATGGAGCCCGGCCCGTTGGAAGAAAAATACAGTGTTTTTCCATCGGGAGTAAGATACGGTCCGTCCTCGTCATACTTGGTGTTAATACGCACTCCCATATTCTCCGGTTCTCCCCAGCTGCCATCCGGATTTTTCTTACAGGTGTAGATATCTCTTCCTCCAAACCCACCCGGCCGGTCACTTACAAAATACATGATCTGATCATTAGAGATACAAAACGAGAGAGAAGTCTCCCAATGTTTGGAATTAAGCCCGGCTCCTTTGATTTTTAAGGGCTTCTTCCATTGTCCTCCTTCCTCGGTACTGATATACATGGTGCCGGTTCGTATACCCTGGTAGAGATAGAGTGTTTTTCCGTCCTTGCTAAGAAAATTCGTTGCTTCATGGCGGTTGGTTGTGTTCACCTGGCCGGGTAAAGGAACGGAAGGCGCCCATTTTTCCCCGGAACGATCAGAGATATAAATATCCTCAAAGTGCTTGATATCAAAGAAGTCAACATAATTTTTTATCCCGTCTTTTCGCCGGGTTGTAAAGTAGAGGCGGTCGTCGTTAGGGGAGAGTAATGTGGAATAATCATCGAACGGACTGTTTACATTGGAATCCAGAAGAGTAATATGGAAAACAATTTTTGTATTGTCACCAGGCAGTGTAAGGGTTTCATTCATTGAATCTCTGAGGCGAATACCTGTATTACACCAGGCGATTTTCTGATCAATTTCCTCAGGAATATCCTGTTTTATTTTTCCGTCGGAATAGACGCCATGTTCTTCCAGCAGGGTTTTATACCTTTTGTAATTTTTAAGGGCATCTTCAAATTGCCCGTTCAGGTGCTGGATCTCCGCAATAATAAAGAAGGTTTCAGGGATGGTGTCGCCTGCTGAATACCTTTGACTTCCGGTCATGTACTGAAGCGCTCCGGACTTCTCAAAGTTGGAATAGTAGAGCGCGAGTCCGGCTTCAAAAAGATAGATTTTTTTTGTACTGTCTGTCCGGAGAAGTTCGCGGTAGGTCTCAAGCGCCTTGTAATAGGAACCGGTGTTAAAATGATAACGCGCTTTTTTAAGGAGCTTTTTTTCTACGCGGGGAGAAAGTTCTTGTGAGAAAGAGGAGGTCAGGCTAACGAAAAAAAGGCAAACAAAGAGCAGAACAGGTTTACTTGCCATGTGTTACCCGGAGTGTGAGCTGATCTCATGGAGATGCTTTGATATCTCGCCGAGAATAAACTGGCGTTCAGGACTTTCATTTTGCCGCTCATGTTCCGTTGTTTGGCTGCTTTCCGGCAGTGTAAACCCCGGCGGAATCTTCTGTATCTCCTCGATAACTGACAGTGCTTCAAGTGCCACCGGCAACGGCTCAGCCGTGGCCAGAGTGATGAAAAGCTGAAGGTGTTCTGACATATCTTCGCCGCATTCCCAACAGGCCGCAACCAGCGCCGCAAGGCGGGGGTCGCCCCGGTGATCGTGAATGGCTTCAATCAGTAAAGCCACGCCTGCGGCGCAACGGAGTTCTTTCAGTAGAAGTTCTTTATTTTCCTTATGGGAAGGATGGGTGAGAAGATCAACAAGGTTTTTTCTGTGAACTCCTGTGAATCCTTCCTTCTTCTGCTTCCCCCCGGTAAAAAACAGGGAGTTGTAACTGGATGTTTCCACTATCCTGTATCCTTTGTTTTCTTCTTTTTCCACTTTTCCGGGTTATTGAGCGAAATTAAGAAGAAATAAGGATGCGGCCGCATCTCTCCATACAAGAATAATAACGCCGCCGCAGGCTCCGGCAACAACCGCGACCTGTTTCCATCCAACCTTTTCGCGGTAGAGCATGTAGTTTACAGGTAATGCCATCACAGGAAGAAGAGAAAATATAGTTTGAGCGATGCTGGGTTGATTCTTCAGAAGAGAAACGGCGAGCATGGAAAGCATTACGCCTGCTACCGGACCAAACAGGGTGCCGGCCAGTGCATACCAATTACCGTTTTGACGGTTTTGAAGAACAGGTCGGGCAATTTCGGGCAGTTTACCGGAGACGATCGTTAGAAAAAAGATCACCACTGTACCAGCGACCATTCGCATCCAGGTCGCCTGAACGGGGTCAGGTGAATCCGGACTTGCTACAGAGAATCCTTTATTTGCGAGCACCAGACCTATACCCTGGCAGGATGAGGAGAGAATGAGGTAAAATACGCCGTGCCGGAATTTTCCATGTCCCGATTCCTTAACTTTTAATATTTCTGCTTTAGAAAATGACAGTGCAGTCACACTTAGAATGGTGACTGTAATCCCCAGCAGTCCCACCGGATTGATACGTTCACCTACCAAAAACCATCCGGCAAAAAGTGTGGCGATCGGTGCCAGCGTAGTAAAAACACTTCCCACCCGCGGTCCCAGGATCGCAAAACCTGAAAAGCCAAAGTAATCTCCCAGCGCTAACCCAATTACTCCGGAGATGAAGAACCAGAAAGGGGCGCCTCCTCCTGTGAAATCGCTGACCGAAACAGAAGGGACTTCTGAAAACACAAGCAGCAGGATGGTCAGAATCGTACAGGCAAGTAATAAACGGAAGTGATTCAGGGGGCCAGCACCCAATTTCCGCGATGCGGCCGTAAACGGAAAAATGCAAATGGTCCAGCTAATGGTTGTAAGCACTGCGGCGGCTTCTCCTGCAAAAGGTATTCCGGAGAGATCCATATTACCTCTGTCCGAAAATCGAACTTCCCACCCTGATCATATTACTTCCGCATTCAACAGCCAACGGCCAGTCGCTGCTCATACCCATGGACAGTATTTTCATATCGGGTGCAGAAGCATTAAGCTGTGTAAATACTTCTTTCAATCCGGTGAATTCCTTTCGGATCTCCATTTCGTTATCGGTCAGGCTGGCCATTCCCATGCATCCGGAGAGCAAAGTTCCTGGAAACTGCCCGTTTTTCCACTGTTCTGTTAAATGCTGAACCTCCTTGAGTGAGGCACCATATTTGGATTCTTCCTTTGCAATTCTCACCTGAATCAGAAAAGGGATGGTTCGTTCACATTTTATCGCTTGCCGGCTGATCTCTGAAAGCAATCCGGAGGAATCAACGGAATGGATCATATGGATAAAGGGGGCGATGTACTTCACTTTGTTAGACTGCAGGTGTCCGATCAGATGCCAGCGGATATCCTTGGGGAGGGCTTGTGCTTTTGGAAGAAGTTCCTGAACCCGGTTTTCTCCAAAATCCCGTTGCCCTGCCTCATATGCCTCCATGATCTTATCCGTACCATGGGTTTTGGTAACAGCAACAAGTGTTATGCCGGGAGGCAATGCTTTTTTAAGACGGGCAAGATTTCCGCTTACAGACATGCAGGCGAAATTACAAAATCATTTCGGGGCCTTGCGAAGAAGATACACGGCAAGGATACCAAAGAGGATGTTGGGAGTCCAGAGTGTGATCATGGGCGGCCAGCCCCCTTTGATGCTGAGCTGGGCTGCCACCTGCATAAATAAGATAAAGGTGAAGGCGATCCCTATTCCCAGTCCAATATGCAGCCCAATTCCTCCGCGCACCTTCCGGCTGGCAATTGAAACACCGATGAGTACCAGGATGAAGGTAGCGAAGGGGAATGCCGTACGCCGGTGTTTTTCCACCTCATAGGCGTCAATATTCATGGATCCTTTCTTTCGTTCTTCTTCAATAAAACTGTTCAGTTCATTCCAATTCATACGCTCAATGCTGGTGAGCCGCTGCTTGAAATCGGAAGGGCTGAAATTCAGCACAGTGTCGAGCACAAAACCGCGTCGGATAGATTCCTTCAGGCTGTCTGTTTTGCGGATGAAGTAATTGTGAATGCTCCATTTCTGCTTTAGGGAATCCCACTGAATGTATTCCGACTTCAGGTAATAGGTTCGCTGACCATCACGGAACTGCTCAATGGAAAACATGTGACCGATATCCCGCTCCGCGTCAAAATTGCTGAAATAAATACGGGTGTCAGGGCTGATCTGCCGGTGAATGTGATGTTCTGTATTCCGAAACTGATTCCGTATATAGGTCTCCTCAAATTCCAGCCGTACTTTATTTGAATTAGGAATAACAAAGTGATTCATGTAGAGCGAGAGAAGGGCGATCAGCGAGGCTCCGATAAAATAGGGGACGAAAACAATACGGTTAAAACTTATGCCGCTACTGAGAATTGCCACTATTTCCGTACGCGATGCCATCCGGCTGGTAAAAAAGATCACAGCGATAAATACAAAGAGGGGAGAGAAGAAGTTAGCAAAAAAGGGAATGAAATTGAAGTAGTAGTCAAAGACAATGGCCCGAAGCGGTGCATCGCGGTCCATGAAATCTCCGAGTTTCTCGGAAGCATCAAAAACCACCACGATCATCATTACCAGAGAAATGGTGAAGACGAAGGTGCCGAGGAACTTCGCCAGAATGTACCGGTCCAGGATCTTCATCATATCATAATCGGGCTTGGAGCTTCGGGACCATCTTGTTTTTCCAGGTTGCAAAACTTCCGTTCTCTATATGGGTGCGTGCTTCCTTCATCAGGTGAAGATAGAATCCCAGGTTGTGAATGGTCGCGATTTGCATGGCCAGGATTTCCTCCGCAGCGAAAAGATGGCGCAAATAAGCCCGGGAATAGGCCTTATCCACAAAAGTAGTGCCGTTGGCATCAAGAACACCGGTGTACTCCTTCCATTTTTCGTTTTTGATATTCAGTATGCCCTCGCCTGTGAAAAGGAGGCCATGGCGGGCATTGCGGGTGGGCATCACACAATCGAACATATCCACCCCAAGGGCAATGCACTCCAGCAGGTTGGCCGGGGTACCCACACCCATCAGATACCGGGGCTTATTTTCCGGCAGAATACCGCAGGAAAGTGCCGTCATTTCATACATGATCTCCGCCGGTTCCCCTACCGAAAGTCCTCCAATGGCATTACCGGGAAGATCACAGGAGGCGACAAATTCCGCTGAACGCTTCCTCAGGTCAGGGTAGACCGATCCCTGAACGATGGGAAAAAGAAACTGCCGGTAATTATAAAGTGGTAATCCTTCCTTCCATGCCTCCATGCATCGCCGGAGCCAGCGGTGGGTGAGTTCCATGGAATGCTCCGCAAGGGATGCCATGGAAGGGTAGGGGGTGCATTCGTCGAAGGCCATAACAATGTCGGCACCGATCTCCCTTTGCATCTTCATTACACTCTCGGGGGTAAATAAATGCGCCGAACCGTCGATATGTGAAGCAAAACGCGCACCTTCTTCTGTGAGTTTGCGGTTTTGCGCAAGGGAAAAGACCTGATAACCTCCGCTGTCGGTAAGAATGGGTAACTCCCATCCAATGAAGCGATGCAAGCCGCCCGATTTTTGCAGAAGTGCGGTGCCGGGCCTTAAATACAGGTGGTAGGTATTTCCAAGAATGATCTTAGCCGCAATGTCGTCCTTTAGTTCTCGCTGGTGCACGGCCTTCACTGTACCCGCTGTTCCTACAGGCATAAATACCGGTGTGGGAATTTCACCGTGATCCGTGCGAATAAGTCCCGTTCTGGCGGCACTTCTCTCGTCCTTTTTTATGATGGTGAAGAATTCTGACACCTTGATTTACAGGGTCTTTCGCCCACGATTTGTTAATTTCTTTGTTTAAATCCTGCCAAAGATACTCAACTCCTGCACAAGCCTTAGGGATACTTTTGATCATGCAGCTGCCGGAAGATCAGCAAGGTTGGATAGTATTCATTGTTTTTTGTGCGTTCGCATTGTGCGCCCTGGTGCAGGTCTGGTACTTCGCGTACTATTTTTCCCGAGTGGCCTTCCGGAGTAAAAAAGAAAGGCCGGCTTCTGAACCGCCCGCCTCCGTACTGATTTGCGCACGAAATGAAGCGGCTAACCTGGAAAAGAATATACCCCTGATCATGCAACAGGATTATCCGGATTTTGAAGTCATTGTGATCAACGACTGTTCCTGG
This DNA window, taken from Bacteroidia bacterium, encodes the following:
- the tgt gene encoding tRNA guanosine(34) transglycosylase Tgt yields the protein MSEFFTIIKKDERSAARTGLIRTDHGEIPTPVFMPVGTAGTVKAVHQRELKDDIAAKIILGNTYHLYLRPGTALLQKSGGLHRFIGWELPILTDSGGYQVFSLAQNRKLTEEGARFASHIDGSAHLFTPESVMKMQREIGADIVMAFDECTPYPSMASLAEHSMELTHRWLRRCMEAWKEGLPLYNYRQFLFPIVQGSVYPDLRKRSAEFVASCDLPGNAIGGLSVGEPAEIMYEMTALSCGILPENKPRYLMGVGTPANLLECIALGVDMFDCVMPTRNARHGLLFTGEGILNIKNEKWKEYTGVLDANGTTFVDKAYSRAYLRHLFAAEEILAMQIATIHNLGFYLHLMKEARTHIENGSFATWKNKMVPKLQARL
- a CDS encoding DUF2279 domain-containing protein; translated protein: MKYYYSVCFLLLSLPVVASQDSIPAGRKYRTAGVILAGSGASIWVLNNAWYSNYPKESFHFFNDNAEWLQMDKTGHMLSAFHIGQFGHHLFKWSGMEKNRSLLWGGGLGTMYLGIIEILDGFSSGWGFSTGDMIANVTGSALYITQVYAWNDTRITPKFSAHLTSFAASRPELLGESSAERILKDYNGQTCWLSLNIRSFFSASSVPHWFNVAFGYGATGMVGGRPEVNDPFVREREWYFSLDADLWRIPGIRNSVFGKILRSFGFVKIPFPALRYSGGRLDVHPFYF
- a CDS encoding 1-acyl-sn-glycerol-3-phosphate acyltransferase yields the protein MIYFLLKPLITLSLRIYFRKREVRGAEHEPQEGPFIAVANHPGTLMDPMVIGASLRSRFFFLSKATVFKGPARWIFPKLGMIPVHRAHDDPSQIHKNKETFIRCYEHLEQGGKLLIFPEGVSFAQRKLQKIKTGTARIALDTEARNDFKLGIQILCVGLNYSASHRFQSDVFVNISTPIRVADYQESFRREPVAAVSALTECIRKKLEELTIALEDETVDQLVKSVERIYKAELLRELGYSSRDKEQDFILTRKIAEAVLHFKEKDPANVEVISRKIDKYFDLLDRLNINHHILSGKRIGWWKQAGTFLYFLIGFPFFLFGFLNNYIPFRLPSVISRSISRDVEWFGGMNMLSGLFLVIIFYGLQAFFLHRYLPEWFTFPVLTAYVISLPFSGLFAFYYWRRFTTLRGRWMLWALFSRKASLLSGIIMLREEILQDIRHARKEFENSEPA
- a CDS encoding LptF/LptG family permease, which codes for MKILDRYILAKFLGTFVFTISLVMMIVVVFDASEKLGDFMDRDAPLRAIVFDYYFNFIPFFANFFSPLFVFIAVIFFTSRMASRTEIVAILSSGISFNRIVFVPYFIGASLIALLSLYMNHFVIPNSNKVRLEFEETYIRNQFRNTEHHIHRQISPDTRIYFSNFDAERDIGHMFSIEQFRDGQRTYYLKSEYIQWDSLKQKWSIHNYFIRKTDSLKESIRRGFVLDTVLNFSPSDFKQRLTSIERMNWNELNSFIEEERKKGSMNIDAYEVEKHRRTAFPFATFILVLIGVSIASRKVRGGIGLHIGLGIGIAFTFILFMQVAAQLSIKGGWPPMITLWTPNILFGILAVYLLRKAPK
- a CDS encoding DMT family transporter; the encoded protein is MDLSGIPFAGEAAAVLTTISWTICIFPFTAASRKLGAGPLNHFRLLLACTILTILLLVFSEVPSVSVSDFTGGGAPFWFFISGVIGLALGDYFGFSGFAILGPRVGSVFTTLAPIATLFAGWFLVGERINPVGLLGITVTILSVTALSFSKAEILKVKESGHGKFRHGVFYLILSSSCQGIGLVLANKGFSVASPDSPDPVQATWMRMVAGTVVIFFLTIVSGKLPEIARPVLQNRQNGNWYALAGTLFGPVAGVMLSMLAVSLLKNQPSIAQTIFSLLPVMALPVNYMLYREKVGWKQVAVVAGACGGVIILVWRDAAASLFLLNFAQ
- a CDS encoding DUF4349 domain-containing protein translates to MKTIVFSFIAILMLASCGANSDESGINLFTVEKSMTEPPALEEYAPKDAGGSTFDVISSLKSDGTFRLTGNMQTKTPSMVIRNANISMRVTDYIRSRSDLEKLVMSRNAYISNENEQRSEYSRSNDVVIRVSNQDFAQLASDLTALGAEVHSRNLTAEDVGKTYFDLATRLKTKKEVEARYIELLKRATTIKDILEIENNIRIIREEIEAKEGEMKYLADQTAWSTIQVHFYETLSGGTTPTDEPGFFSKLKDSVLSGWNGLQGFILGFVEAWPFWMIFAGSIWLGIRTTRKLIRKFRPAPSSQTPSSHA
- a CDS encoding YggS family pyridoxal phosphate-dependent enzyme, producing MSVSGNLARLKKALPPGITLVAVTKTHGTDKIMEAYEAGQRDFGENRVQELLPKAQALPKDIRWHLIGHLQSNKVKYIAPFIHMIHSVDSSGLLSEISRQAIKCERTIPFLIQVRIAKEESKYGASLKEVQHLTEQWKNGQFPGTLLSGCMGMASLTDNEMEIRKEFTGLKEVFTQLNASAPDMKILSMGMSSDWPLAVECGSNMIRVGSSIFGQR
- a CDS encoding OmpA family protein, producing MASKPVLLFVCLFFVSLTSSFSQELSPRVEKKLLKKARYHFNTGSYYKALETYRELLRTDSTKKIYLFEAGLALYYSNFEKSGALQYMTGSQRYSAGDTIPETFFIIAEIQHLNGQFEDALKNYKRYKTLLEEHGVYSDGKIKQDIPEEIDQKIAWCNTGIRLRDSMNETLTLPGDNTKIVFHITLLDSNVNSPFDDYSTLLSPNDDRLYFTTRRKDGIKNYVDFFDIKHFEDIYISDRSGEKWAPSVPLPGQVNTTNRHEATNFLSKDGKTLYLYQGIRTGTMYISTEEGGQWKKPLKIKGAGLNSKHWETSLSFCISNDQIMYFVSDRPGGFGGRDIYTCKKNPDGSWGEPENMGVRINTKYDEDGPYLTPDGKTLYFSSNGPGSMGGFDIFKCTLTNGQWSAPENPGIPVNSTADDIYFHFSHSGKSAFLSSSRLHERFTDMNIYYLEEVRTDTSVLLLAGDTLRGGLTIHTTPPDTFGHPDRPKDTANVLKKPNPPAPSVRMAPPVYFDFDKISIQGTHQAELDQLVSEMKKKPELSIELQGHTDGKGGTLYNENLSVRRVRAVQDYLVRSGIDPSRISTQYFGESQPAFPNTTVENRKKNRRVEILIHVKP